One window of the Runella slithyformis DSM 19594 genome contains the following:
- a CDS encoding threonine aldolase family protein: MPIDLRSDTITKPTQPMLEAMFSAAVGDDVFGDDPTVNALEEKAARLFGMEAALFCASGTMTNQLAIRVHTRPGNEVICDKNSHIYLYEGGGVALNSFSSVKLLDGDRGRLNAQQVRDAVNNPQDVHAAVSRLVSLENTMNKGGGCYYDLSEIQAIRLVCNEHALGLHLDGARLFNALVETGESPLEYGRIFDSISICLSKGLGCPVGSLLLGTKEFITQARRFRKVMGGGWRQAGYLAAAGIYALDHHVERLKEDHARARAIGTMLRRLPEVEEIFPIDTNIVIFRLPDTIPAVDYVAQLAQKGIRAVTFGKHLVRFVTHLDFTDQQLEELEKRF, from the coding sequence ATGCCTATTGACCTTCGGTCCGATACGATTACCAAACCTACTCAACCCATGCTCGAAGCCATGTTTTCGGCTGCTGTCGGCGATGATGTGTTTGGGGATGACCCTACTGTGAACGCGCTGGAAGAAAAAGCGGCTCGCCTGTTTGGCATGGAAGCGGCTTTGTTTTGTGCTTCGGGCACGATGACCAATCAATTGGCGATCCGGGTGCATACGCGTCCCGGAAATGAAGTGATCTGTGATAAAAATTCCCACATATACCTCTACGAAGGGGGAGGAGTGGCGCTGAATTCGTTCAGTTCCGTCAAATTATTGGACGGGGACCGCGGTCGTTTGAATGCGCAGCAGGTCCGGGATGCCGTCAATAACCCTCAGGATGTTCATGCGGCGGTTTCGCGCTTGGTCTCGCTCGAAAACACGATGAATAAAGGGGGTGGATGTTATTATGATTTATCCGAGATTCAGGCCATCCGCCTGGTATGTAATGAACATGCCCTCGGTCTGCATTTGGACGGAGCGCGACTGTTTAATGCGCTGGTCGAAACGGGTGAAAGTCCCTTGGAATACGGGCGTATTTTTGACAGTATCAGCATTTGTCTATCCAAAGGATTGGGCTGTCCGGTGGGGTCATTATTACTGGGTACCAAAGAGTTTATCACACAGGCCCGACGTTTTCGAAAAGTAATGGGCGGCGGATGGCGTCAGGCGGGGTATCTGGCAGCCGCAGGGATCTATGCCCTTGATCACCACGTTGAGCGCCTCAAAGAAGATCATGCCCGTGCGCGTGCCATCGGCACAATGCTCCGACGATTGCCTGAGGTAGAGGAGATTTTTCCAATCGATACCAACATTGTCATCTTCCGTTTGCCGGATACGATCCCGGCGGTTGATTATGTAGCCCAACTGGCCCAAAAAGGCATTCGTGCCGTCACCTTCGGTAAACACCTTGTACGGTTTGTGACGCACCTGGATTTCACGGACCAACAGTTGGAAGAATTGGAAAAAAGATTCTGA
- a CDS encoding RDD family protein, whose protein sequence is MDKSQLAGFGNCLVAQIIDSIILGIAFSLLLIPFGGIAALIGLNSDSMENSSDEAAAALIGLAGVSLAGLILFSLIAPFIYEALMISSAKQATLGKIIMKIKVVGPAGERLTFG, encoded by the coding sequence ATGGACAAATCACAACTCGCCGGTTTTGGCAACTGTTTGGTGGCCCAAATCATTGACAGTATCATTTTGGGTATTGCTTTTTCACTTTTGCTGATCCCTTTCGGAGGAATTGCGGCATTGATCGGGCTGAATTCCGACAGCATGGAAAACTCGTCAGATGAAGCGGCTGCGGCACTCATCGGCTTAGCCGGCGTCAGCTTGGCAGGGCTGATCTTATTCAGCCTGATCGCGCCCTTTATCTATGAAGCATTAATGATCAGCTCAGCCAAGCAGGCAACGCTCGGAAAGATCATCATGAAAATTAAAGTGGTCGGTCCGGCAGGAGAGCGCCTTACGTTTGGATAG
- a CDS encoding DUF2752 domain-containing protein, which translates to MFRKAVLTVTALALTVFYFYVDPAVHSFGPPCPVHYTTGWYCWGCGGQRAFHALLHGRFITAFHSNLLVYPVILVAAVFLYAELSDRPAARHWLRHRYVAAVVLTVFIAFTILRNLRGFEFLVPR; encoded by the coding sequence ATGTTCAGAAAGGCAGTACTCACGGTAACGGCCCTGGCCCTTACCGTTTTTTATTTTTATGTAGATCCTGCCGTACATTCTTTCGGTCCTCCCTGCCCGGTACATTATACTACAGGTTGGTATTGCTGGGGGTGCGGCGGGCAACGGGCCTTTCATGCCCTGCTTCACGGTCGATTTATCACCGCCTTTCATTCCAATTTACTGGTTTATCCGGTAATTTTGGTGGCAGCTGTCTTTCTGTATGCTGAGTTAAGTGATAGGCCCGCGGCCCGGCATTGGCTTCGTCATCGGTACGTGGCGGCAGTTGTATTGACGGTGTTTATTGCTTTTACGATACTCCGAAATCTGAGGGGCTTTGAATTTTTGGTGCCGCGCTGA